The genomic segment GTATGATTAAGTGCCATGGATTTGAGTCGTCAATAAGGGCTTTGTGACcgacatgtactctctgttctaACCCAGGTCTGTAGGGTATGATTAAGTGCCATGGATTTGAGTCATCAATAAGGGCTTTGTGACcgacatgtactctctgttctaACCCAGGTCTGTAGGGTATGATTAAGTGGCATGGATTTGAGTCGTCAATAAGGGCTTTGTGACcgacatgtactctctgttctaACCCAGGTCTGTAGGGTATGATTAAGTGCCATGGATTTGAGTCGTCAATAAGGGCTTTGTGATcgacatgtactctctgttctaACCCAGGTCTGTAGGGTATGATTAAGTGCCATGGATTTGAGTCGTCAATAAGGGCTTTGTGATcgacatgtactctctgttctaACCCAGGTCTGTAGGGTATGATTAAGTGGCATGGATGAAAACAATGGAAATGGGGAGGTGGACTATTTGCTGCAAGTTGAAGACTCAATCATAGAAGGAGTCAGCAACCCGGTCTTGTTTGTGGTCGTTCTCAGTGTCACGTTCCTGTGTGGACTGGTAACTCTGCTCTGCAGGTAGGCCTATTGTACTTCTATTCACAGCCTATGGGAATGTTTTGAGACCAGTTATttagctttttattttatttttatgtttgagtttcctgtttttgtttttaactgaTATGCCAGTGAACGTTCTTGTTAGTAAGTTGTTTTCTAATATCCTGAAAGAAAGTGTTTGTTTTTTCTCTTCATTCTACTCACGTGGACCTGCAGAAATGAGCAGCAGAACATCCACCCAGAGAACCAGGAACATGTCCGTGCCGTCCGACAGCAGCTGCAGTCTGACTCGCAGGTgagaagacaatgagaagacaatgagaagacaaCGAGAAGACAATGGCTGCTCCCGTGTCCAGCGTGTTGTCACTTCCTTCTCCTTGGAAGTATCACACGACACCctttaaaataataaataatcatcatctcaaatcaaagtttattgcgTTACGTTTTACAGGATACAGGGTGTAAACGGTGCTGTGAAATGCTTAACTTACTAGCTCTCCCTCAAAAGTgcaattctctcctctctctctctccccccctctctttctctctctctctctctctctctctctctctctctctctcactctctctacctctctctctacctctctgctctctctcccccctctctctctctctctctctctccccctctctctcttcctctctctctattctttctctctctcttctccccctcctctctctctctcctctctctctccctctttctctccaccgtCAGGAAGGTGAACCAACAGAGCCCAGGCAACAGTTCTATACAGACATGTCCTGTCCAGTGTGTCTACAGCAGGCCGTGCTGCCTGTGGAAACCAACTGTGGACATCTCTtctgtggttagtgtgtgttttAGATACGTCATTAGGGTCTGTCGTCTTTTCAACTAAGAAGAAGGAATCTGAACTAGCTACAATAAAACTGATATAGCCGTTGGATAGATACATTCAGTGGATATTAACACATTGTTGTTGTATTTTCAAGGTTCTTGTATAATTGCATATTGGCGATATGGGACATGGCTTGGTGCAATCAACTGTCCCATCTGCAGACAAATGGTAAGACGTCTTCAAATACCCATTATAACTTGTGTTTACTGTCAATACGTGTATCATCATGCACATAGTAATACTACTCGCACATAGTGCTGAAGTTGCTACTATACTCTTGCTATGTTCTCATTTTGATTCTTAAATAAAAGGAAAATAACATTTTCAAGACTGTTATTGCACAGTACTGCAGTTGTTCTTTGTGCACTGACCTCTCTACCCTCACCCCGACCCCTGACCCCACTTCCCTGACCCCTCTTCCCTGACCTCTCTACCCtcacccctctaccctctaccctcaccTCTCTACCCTCATCCCTCTTCCCTGACCCCTCTACCCTGACCTCTCTACCCTGACCTCTCTACCCTGACCCCACTTTCCTGACCCCtctaccctgacccctgaccccactTCCCTGACCTCTCTACCCTGACCCCTCTACCCTAAACCCTCTACCCTGACCCCTCTACCCTGACCCCTCTACCCTGACCCCTCTTCCCTGACCCCACTTCCCTGACCCCTCTAACCTGACCCCTCTTCCCTGACCTCTCTACCCTGACCCCTAAACCCTCTACCCTGACCCCTCTACCCTGACCCCTCTACCCTGACCCCTCTATCCTGACCCCTCTACCCTGACCCCTCTACCCTGACCCCTCTACCCTGACCCCTCTAACCTGACCCCTCTACCCTGACCCCTCTACCCTGATCCCTCTACCCTGACCCCTCTACCCTGACCCCTCTACCCTGACCCCTCTACCCTGACCCCTCTTCATTGACTCCTCTACCCTGACCCCTCTTCCCTGACTCCTCTACCCTGACCCCTTTACCCTGATCCCTCTTCCCTGACCTCTCTACCCTGACCCCTCTACCCTATGTGAACAGGTGaccctgctgttccctctcttccATGAGCATGCCGCCCCTCAGCAGGTACAGGATGGAACGGTTGAACCGCTCCTCATCCTCCGGGATCTCGACGACTACAACCGCAGGTTCTCAGGACAACCCAGATCGGTATGTATTTCAAATccaatgtttatttgtcacatgcgcagaatacaattattattattagtgaaatgcttactttgtCTTATGCAGTCAGAGACAGGTTGTCTGAGTGATTGATACATGTGTATGTGAGGGTCAATTCTCTCCCTGCGGAATAGTTAAATCGATATTTATTGAAAGCAGAGTTGGCCGCAGAGGCAGATACTCCTCACATTGAAATGCTTTGGGCTTGTTTCTCAGACCCTGAATCCCATCTCATTGGCCTATTAATGGATGATGGGCTTTAGTGAAGTTGTGAGACGTTGCAAGTCAAGAAATTGAGATCCATTGTGAGATTTAGATTGCAGATAGATgggcctagtgcacggttctgactcGGTCTGCATGTTGGCTGACCTGCCTGTACAgggtccctctctctccgtccctcgctagCTCCATGACTCGGTCTGCATGTTGGCTGACCTGCCTGTACAgggtccctctctctccgtccctcgctagCTCCAAATTGTCCGTTTGTCACATCCTTACACTAAATCCTTTGTCTCTCCCTGCTCTCAGCTGATGGACCGGCTGCGTGACGTCCCCACGTTGCTGCGCCACCTCTTCAGGGAGATGTTCTCCGTAGGGGGCCTGTTCTGGATGTTCCGGATCCGTGTCCTGCTGTGTCTGATCGGGGCTCTGACCTACCTGATCTCCCCTTTGGACTTCATCCCCGAGGCTCTGTTCGGTCTGCTAGGCTTCCTGGACGACTTCTTCATCATCCTGCTTCTCTTCATCTATATCTCTATCATGTATAGAGAGGTGGTGACCCAGAGACTGGCAGCGtgatggagagaggtggtgacCCAGAGACTggcagggtgatggagagaggtggtgacCCAGAGACTggcagggtgatggagagaggtggtgacCCAGAGACTggcagggtgatggagagaggtggtgacCCAGAGACTggcaggatgatggagagaggtggtgacCCAGAGACTGGCAGCGtgatggagagaggtggtgacCCAGAGACTggcaggatgatggagagaggtggtgacCCAGAGACTggcagggtgatggagagaggtggtgacCCAGAGACTggcaggatgatggagagaggtggtgacCCAGAGACTGGCAGGATGATGACAGCAGTTCAGTTCGGCTGCGGGGAAATGTAAATTGTaaaatgcaggaaatgtaaattGTGATGCAGGAGCCAGGAGGACAAAATATGCCATGGACATAGTTACTGATCATCGCTTAGCTTCAGGTCAAAGACACAGTGAGAGAGCTCTGTTGCTTTGGACTGGAGTGCCCTCATGCTGAAGTGTGGAGACTAGTTAACGGGTCTGTTGgcaaaatgtttgtttttggCAGGTTGTTATTTCATCAGTTGATGTAATCCTATTGAATATGCTaatctaaagtgtgtgtgtgtgtgtgtgtgtgtgtgtgtgtgtgtgtgtgtgtgtgtgtgtgtgtgtgtgtgtgtgtgtgtgtgtgtgtgtgtgtgtgtgtgtgtgtgtgtgtgtgtgtgtgtgtgtgtgtgtgtgtgtgtgtgtgtgtgtgtgtgtgtgtgtgtgtgtgtgtgtgtgtgactgggctgggacaataaactGATAATTACTGACATTGCATTCCTCTATGTTATGTTGGACATTTTTTGTTATCTTTGCTACATACATTCCCAGTTCCTAACATTTATTTGGTCAACGGTAATAGCCTGCGTGAACGCTTAGTTTTTTAATCCTGCTATCAAACAAAGATTCTGTTTCGTTCCTGTTTCGCTGCTCGGCTGCTCTTAGCCTCTCCCCACGCACAGCAGGGGAGGGTGAAAGAAGTTGCTCACGCCGCCCCGGCGGAAGCAAGAGTAAACGCCTGGGTGTGTGGTAAGGAagtgtaaaaaataaattatgggaaaatggaaaaatacagTTTTCTAAAGCAACTACTCTTCTAAAGTTTGCAGAGAAGAGTCTGCTTTATTTGTGTGAGTATACACAGCCTCACCTCTTAATGTTGGGCAAGTGCTCATGGCACCTGCTTACAAACCCTTTATAGGCTTTTAGTATGGTTTTGATGCGCTTCCTGGAGGAGAGAGCTCCATTTTGAAGTGAATAGGTCTACTTTTTAACTTAGGCGTAGTGCTGGAATGTAAGGAAAATTGACGACATTGACTCAAATTCTGAGTGATTTTTTAGTCAATTAGCCAGTCAATGGTCATTTTTAGAGTTAGCAATCTAAGGATTTTAAGTTCCAACTTCTCACGAATGATACAAGATGACTGAACATTTTCTGGAAGAGACAAAAAAATGTACGTGATAATTCAGTTTTGTTTTTCTTTTGACAGGTCGCACATCAACATGTCGAATGTCCCGTTCGTTACCAGAGTCCTGTCGGCAGTAACCGCTCATAAACAAATATAAATGTTTATCGTTGTGTTTTATTATCGGAACAAAATAGTTTCATGTATTGAAAATATGgattggttgtgtgtgttttttggagAAATTAGCATGTTACCAAAAATAATGGCAGCTGAATTTAATCGTGTCTTTGTACACATGGCTGTACTGCAGCATGACTGACATGCCAGACCAATGTATTAATTTAACTAATTAACTGGTTAACTAATGTATTAATTAACCGCTAATTAACTGGTTAACTAATGTATACATTTAACTAATTAACTGGTTAACTAATGTATTAATTTAACTAATTAACTGGTTAACTAATGTATTAATTTAACTAATTAACTGGTTAACTAATGTATTAATTTAACTAATTAACTGGTTAACTAATGTATTAATTTAACTAATTAACTGGTTAACTAATGTATTAATTTAACTAATTAACTGGTTAACTAATGTATTAATTTAACTAATTAACTGGTTAACTAATGTATTAATTTAACTAATTAACTGGTTAACTAATGTATTAATTTAACTAATTAACTGGTTAACTAATGTATTAATTTAACTAATTAACTGGTTAACTAATGTATTAATTTAACTAATTAACTGGTTAACTAATGTATTAATTTAACTAATTAACTGGTTAACTAATGTATTAATTTAACTAATTAACTGGTTAACTAATGTATTAATTTAACTAATTAACTGGTTAACTAATGTATTAATTTAACTAATTAACTGGTTAACTAATGTATTAATTTAACTAATTAACTGGTTAACTAATGTATTAATTTAACTAATTAACTGGTTAACTAATGTATTAATTTAACTAATTAACTGGTTAACTAATGTATTAATTTAACTAATTAACTGGTTAACTAATGTATTAATTTAACTAATTAACTGGTTAACTAATGTATTAATTTAACTAATTAACTGGTTAACTAATGTATTAATTTAACTAATTAACTGGTTAACTAATGTATTAATTTAACTAATTAACTGGTTAACTAATGTATTAATTTAACTAATTAACTGGTTAACTAATGTATTAATTTAACTAATTAACTGGTTAACTAATGTATTAATTTAACTAATTAACTGGTTAACTAATGTATTAATTTAACTAATTAACTGGTTAACTAATGTATTAATTTAACTAATTAACTGGTTAACTAATGTATTAATTTAACTAATTAACTGGTTAACTAATGTATTAATTTAACTAATTAACTGGTTAACTAATGTATTAATTTAACTAATTAACTGGTTAACTAATTTATTAATTTAAATAATTAACTGGTTAACTAATTTATTGATTTTAACTAATTGACTTGTTAACTAGTCAATTAGTGCAAATATAAAAGAAGCTGCCTCGTATGGGGCGGCAgcggagcctagtggttagagcgttggactagtaaccggaaggtttcgagttcaaacccccgagctgacaaggtacaaatctgtcgttctgcccctgaacaggcagttaacccactgttcccaggccgtcattgaaaataagaatttgttcttaactgacttgtctagttaaataaaggtaaaattaaataaaaaagtgTATTGTGGAATGTTCTCAAACCATTACTGTCCATGATATCAGTACAGATTCCACATTTGGACCAGTGTGGGGATGCAACAGTCCGTCCCCCATATCGCAAAGCATTATTTTGAAATATTGGATTATGGGCATGCAATTTTGATTCCCGGTAACATTGAATTAAAATTTTGAGCCCAATAGAAATTGTGTGAGTAATAATAGGACCAACGCCTAGTTTACGTTGCCTGTGGGATATATGAGTGAATACCGCCTCTTCTAGGGCAATAGGAGAAGCCATAGTTCTTTCTATACTCAGCCAGGGGGGCAGAAGAATCACGTTGAAAACAATTTAGGACGGGGCGAAATGCTAGAGCCTGGAAATACAATTTAAAGTTTGGAACAGATAGTGATCCTCTTTGTAAGTTTGTTCATTTAATCTGCAGTCGTTTACCTTGGCGTATACATTTTGAAGCCGTACTATGCATTTTATCTCAATAGCCAGAAGGGGGAGACATGGGAagcattgaactacagaaattcaGCTGTGGAGATTAATATTCATTTTGACAATAGATATTCTGCTTGTTAGTCCATCTACTGAGGTCGGATTGAATTGATTTAAGCGTTCAGTTCGTTTCTGGCTTTTTTGAAAGGAAGGAAATATATCTTCTCCCAAATATTAAAATGGGAAACCACAGGAATTCCAGAAGTGGAGATGGAGTTCTCTGTCAGGGCCTTGAGGCAGTAGACATGGACACCAGGTGGCAGTATAGTCCAGTTTAATATGAGAAGACACCAGGTGGCAGTATAGTCCAGTTTAATATGAGAAGACACCAGGTGGCAGGATAGTCCAGTTTAATATGAGAAGACACCAGGTGGCAGGATAGTCCAGTTTAATATGAGAAGACACCAGGTGGCAGTATAGTCCAGTTTAACATGAGAAGACACCAGGTGGCAGTATAGTCCAGTTTAATATGAGAAGACACCAGGTGGCAGTATAGTCCAGTTTAACATGGACACCAGGTGGCAGTTTAACATGGACACCAGGTGGCAGTATAGTCCAGTTTAATATGAGAAGACACCAGGTGGCAGTATAGTCCAGTTTAACATGGACACCAGGTGG from the Oncorhynchus gorbuscha isolate QuinsamMale2020 ecotype Even-year unplaced genomic scaffold, OgorEven_v1.0 Un_scaffold_10641, whole genome shotgun sequence genome contains:
- the LOC124030329 gene encoding E3 ubiquitin-protein ligase RNF170-like → MDENNGNGEVDYLLQVEDSIIEGVSNPVLFVVVLSVTFLCGLVTLLCRNEQQNIHPENQEHVRAVRQQLQSDSQEGEPTEPRQQFYTDMSCPVCLQQAVLPVETNCGHLFCGSCIIAYWRYGTWLGAINCPICRQMVTLLFPLFHEHAAPQQVQDGTVEPLLILRDLDDYNRRFSGQPRSLMDRLRDVPTLLRHLFREMFSVGGLFWMFRIRVLLCLIGALTYLISPLDFIPEALFGLLGFLDDFFIILLLFIYISIMYREVVTQRLAA